Proteins encoded in a region of the Streptomyces akebiae genome:
- a CDS encoding HtaA domain-containing protein — protein MNRPGAAVTAAGALLALLCQGTATARNGAEAPREVSGGFASWGPVFEASTGADATVTAGSPAVRGSGGRTWFPVDGGSATPGEGDADVALDGAIRLGGAGVGTLTLDELRLRLDGGAGTLRVRAERAGESGDLTLAEVGTGATAPSVRSGGATWSGLRVSLTAEGAALLTRWSGRPYAAGDELAPFDVTVGTGASRSADPQDGAPGVSGGDASSSPPGRSDTPTGPPDADADADAGAGAERETGQAPSAAVDRTSLAAGDGQQVTGEGFAPDEVVLVAIDDDTRYQAVADASGRVARDFPVYDTATEGAHTVRLYSVTGGREAVVGFTVLADEAVS, from the coding sequence ATGAACAGACCTGGTGCCGCCGTGACGGCGGCGGGCGCGTTGCTCGCTCTGCTCTGCCAGGGCACGGCGACGGCGCGGAACGGGGCCGAGGCCCCGCGTGAGGTGTCCGGCGGATTCGCGAGCTGGGGCCCGGTGTTCGAGGCGTCCACCGGCGCCGACGCGACAGTGACGGCCGGGTCGCCCGCCGTGCGTGGCTCCGGGGGCAGGACCTGGTTCCCGGTCGACGGCGGCAGCGCGACCCCGGGTGAGGGGGACGCGGACGTCGCGCTCGACGGGGCGATCCGGCTCGGCGGCGCCGGCGTCGGCACGCTGACCCTCGATGAGCTGCGCCTGCGGCTCGACGGAGGCGCCGGCACGCTCCGGGTGCGGGCCGAACGGGCGGGGGAGAGCGGTGATCTGACGCTGGCCGAGGTCGGCACGGGTGCCACCGCGCCGAGCGTCCGCAGCGGCGGCGCGACCTGGTCCGGCCTGCGGGTGTCGCTGACGGCCGAGGGCGCCGCACTGCTCACCCGCTGGAGCGGGCGGCCGTACGCGGCGGGGGACGAACTCGCCCCGTTCGACGTGACCGTGGGGACCGGAGCGTCACGGAGCGCCGATCCGCAGGACGGGGCGCCCGGTGTGTCCGGCGGTGACGCCTCCTCGTCCCCGCCGGGCCGGAGCGACACGCCGACCGGGCCCCCCGATGCCGATGCCGATGCCGACGCGGGTGCGGGGGCCGAGCGGGAGACGGGGCAGGCCCCGTCGGCGGCCGTGGACCGCACGAGCCTGGCGGCGGGTGACGGCCAACAGGTCACCGGCGAGGGCTTCGCGCCGGATGAGGTCGTGCTGGTCGCGATCGACGACGACACCCGCTACCAGGCCGTGGCCGACGCGTCGGGCCGGGTCGCCCGCGACTTCCCGGTGTACGACACCGCGACCGAGGGTGCGCACACCGTGCGGCTGTACTCCGTGACCGGGGGCCGTGAGGCCGTCGTGGGGTTCACCGTACTCGCCGACGAGGCGGTCTCCTGA